A stretch of Sulfitobacter sp. THAF37 DNA encodes these proteins:
- a CDS encoding caspase family protein — protein sequence MPAVPTIRKAMIVIAVSDYAGAYAQLPGTLTSAARLANWAKDPAPGRNYKVLEITDAANKPVTVDRLRKEIDALLATTFIDRLVVYFAGHGLVRSATDQFWLLTNAAQDRREGVDLMPFIDGLKRYSIGASNPHLKKGQLCIIADACRDTSRDAISFIGDPILTSAAKVNPMDTDMFLATTLGDFAYQPAAVAGGRASCLFSDVLCEALEGGVPSVIDASHAFGTVIDNQKLATYLDDEVPKRAKKYNEKMTPDTISGLRRDFNFYDLIPPAPAGNDKDPTGGTAFATNFTKGLHHPAIGKRMVRDISALGLAPAERRSSNFGYAIGRGAHLMDKLGVSPRRAGAVVSEFDERVALPETAAQHLAVDAYRWKFLPENAHPAPQIFVRQRDYWTLAPVYPYSVTVLQPQNPGDVLVNTRDEMRETDWDSTLSSSAATSRREHRRMKDEIRAADQLRFGKERQPLHADQAGYIYHMVGDTENIVRTAHYMAQVGFLTCDLACLSATDLRWSYGKNGWEIHADLPAVERDDDPLRPDFANTEMEARSNVPVNTLFPVFRQGWRRMAELSYSSMPDVLRQLAHMTEGYSAVVLPDSAMPTIQEHFSYVIRDLTREGI from the coding sequence ATGCCCGCCGTTCCAACGATCCGCAAGGCAATGATTGTTATAGCCGTCTCTGACTACGCGGGCGCCTACGCGCAGTTGCCGGGCACACTAACCAGTGCTGCGAGGCTGGCTAACTGGGCAAAGGATCCTGCGCCGGGTCGAAACTATAAGGTGCTCGAGATCACCGATGCAGCCAACAAGCCCGTCACGGTAGATCGGTTGCGCAAGGAGATCGACGCGTTGCTTGCGACCACGTTTATCGACCGACTGGTGGTCTATTTCGCCGGTCACGGCCTCGTGCGATCAGCCACCGATCAGTTTTGGCTGCTGACCAATGCTGCACAGGATCGGCGAGAGGGCGTCGATTTGATGCCCTTCATCGACGGGTTGAAGCGCTACAGCATCGGTGCTTCCAATCCCCATCTGAAGAAGGGACAGCTTTGCATCATCGCAGATGCGTGCCGCGACACCAGCCGTGACGCAATCAGTTTTATCGGCGATCCGATCCTAACGTCCGCCGCAAAGGTCAACCCGATGGACACGGACATGTTCCTTGCCACGACCCTGGGCGATTTTGCGTATCAGCCCGCCGCAGTCGCGGGAGGGCGCGCTTCGTGCCTGTTTTCCGATGTTCTGTGCGAGGCGCTTGAAGGCGGTGTGCCCAGTGTGATCGACGCTTCTCACGCCTTCGGTACGGTCATCGACAACCAGAAATTGGCTACCTATCTCGACGACGAAGTCCCAAAAAGGGCGAAGAAATACAACGAGAAGATGACGCCTGACACTATCAGCGGTCTGCGGCGCGACTTTAACTTCTACGACCTGATACCCCCGGCACCGGCGGGCAATGATAAAGACCCCACCGGCGGCACTGCCTTCGCAACGAACTTCACCAAAGGGCTACACCACCCGGCAATCGGCAAACGCATGGTCCGCGATATCTCCGCTCTTGGCCTCGCACCCGCTGAAAGACGGTCGAGTAACTTTGGCTATGCGATCGGCCGCGGTGCCCATCTTATGGACAAGCTGGGTGTCAGCCCGCGCCGCGCAGGCGCGGTCGTCTCCGAATTCGATGAACGGGTCGCCCTTCCGGAAACGGCGGCACAACACTTGGCGGTTGATGCGTACCGCTGGAAGTTCCTGCCCGAAAACGCCCACCCGGCACCGCAGATTTTCGTCAGGCAGCGCGATTACTGGACGCTCGCCCCAGTCTATCCTTACAGTGTGACGGTGTTGCAGCCGCAGAACCCCGGCGACGTTTTGGTCAACACTCGGGACGAGATGCGCGAGACGGATTGGGACAGCACGCTCAGTTCCTCCGCCGCCACCAGTCGGCGGGAACACCGCCGCATGAAAGACGAGATCCGCGCCGCTGATCAGTTGCGCTTTGGCAAGGAACGTCAGCCGCTGCATGCCGATCAGGCAGGGTATATCTATCACATGGTTGGCGATACCGAAAACATCGTCCGCACCGCGCACTACATGGCCCAGGTCGGTTTCCTGACCTGCGATCTGGCATGTCTCTCGGCGACGGATTTGCGGTGGTCGTATGGCAAAAACGGCTGGGAGATACATGCCGACCTGCCCGCGGTGGAGCGCGACGACGACCCACTGCGTCCCGATTTCGCGAATACGGAGATGGAAGCGAGGTCAAACGTGCCGGTCAACACGCTGTTCCCGGTGTTCCGGCAGGGTTGGCGCCGGATGGCCGAGCTTTCCTACAGCAGCATGCCGGACGTCTTGCGACAACTGGCGCATATGACCGAGGGCTACTCCGCCGTTGTCTTGCCCGACAGCGCCATGCCCACCATTCAAGAGCATTTTTCGTATGTTATCCGTGATTTGACCAGAGAGGGGATTTAG